In one Dehalogenimonas formicexedens genomic region, the following are encoded:
- a CDS encoding B12-binding domain-containing radical SAM protein, translated as MKVLLVTSATPAYKQYYSQAYTNLPNGLLYIASALENAGHEVQIYDGFVDGREPKDFVSFNPDLIGFSVITGPNLEGSVAQSREFKSLLPDAKIAWGNVHPSIMPEQTLAEGSIDFVVIGAGEFTLLELLDHLRIGTSSLDSIKGLAFRRDGNVVVNERREFIKDLESMPDPAWHLVDVKKYSVIGLNTSRGCAHHCAFCYNKTYNKGYVGFLGAERIISQVKHLKERYGAKYIRFNEDNFTFNRKRLRELCRLLIERKVKITWSCDSRADLSDADIALMKKAGCVAVGLGLETGSQRMLDFIQKDITVLEMEKTFWGMVRAGIRTSVYIMYGFPTETGADFKATQNMLKHLDDPYYMYNRFVPFPGSVLFDYCVKHGLVELPEKLEGWPDYLMRFSNEINISEVPEAMMSEVAAHWRATYAVQRIRFTLKHNPSYFLTAFTDPKKFTRELWELIKYHTQVNGFYKVVKKKLDGESKDRSLVTAAATSRRSL; from the coding sequence GTGAAAGTTCTGCTAGTCACCTCGGCTACCCCGGCCTACAAGCAGTACTACTCGCAGGCTTACACTAACCTGCCTAACGGGCTTCTCTATATCGCCTCAGCATTGGAGAATGCCGGCCACGAAGTTCAGATCTATGATGGCTTTGTGGACGGGAGAGAACCAAAAGATTTCGTTTCCTTTAATCCCGACCTCATCGGTTTCTCGGTCATCACCGGCCCCAACCTTGAGGGTTCGGTGGCCCAGTCCAGGGAATTCAAATCACTGCTGCCTGACGCTAAAATCGCCTGGGGCAACGTTCATCCGTCCATAATGCCAGAGCAGACCCTCGCTGAAGGTTCTATCGATTTCGTCGTTATCGGCGCCGGTGAGTTCACCCTATTGGAACTACTTGATCATTTGAGAATTGGTACCTCCTCGCTCGACTCGATAAAGGGGCTGGCCTTCAGGCGCGATGGGAATGTCGTCGTCAATGAGCGCCGCGAGTTCATCAAGGACCTTGAGTCCATGCCCGATCCGGCGTGGCACCTGGTTGACGTCAAGAAGTATTCGGTCATAGGCCTGAACACTTCTCGGGGCTGCGCCCATCACTGCGCCTTCTGCTACAACAAGACCTACAACAAGGGTTACGTCGGCTTCCTGGGTGCCGAGAGGATCATCTCCCAGGTGAAACACCTCAAAGAGAGGTACGGCGCCAAATACATCCGCTTCAATGAAGATAATTTCACCTTCAATAGAAAGAGACTTCGCGAGCTCTGCAGACTTTTGATCGAGCGCAAGGTGAAAATCACCTGGAGCTGCGATTCAAGGGCTGACCTTAGCGACGCTGATATCGCCCTGATGAAGAAAGCGGGCTGTGTCGCTGTGGGCCTCGGTCTTGAGACCGGCTCCCAGAGGATGCTTGATTTCATTCAGAAGGACATTACCGTACTTGAAATGGAAAAGACCTTCTGGGGTATGGTCAGAGCCGGGATCCGCACTTCGGTCTATATCATGTACGGCTTCCCCACCGAGACGGGGGCGGATTTCAAAGCGACTCAGAATATGCTGAAACACTTGGACGATCCCTATTACATGTACAACCGCTTTGTCCCTTTTCCCGGAAGCGTACTTTTTGACTACTGCGTGAAGCATGGCCTGGTGGAACTGCCGGAGAAGCTCGAAGGCTGGCCGGACTATCTTATGAGATTCTCCAACGAGATTAACATCAGTGAAGTTCCTGAGGCGATGATGAGCGAAGTCGCCGCTCACTGGAGGGCGACTTATGCGGTGCAGCGTATCCGTTTCACCTTAAAGCACAATCCTTCTTACTTCTTAACCGCCTTTACCGACCCGAAGAAGTTTACCCGAGAACTGTGGGAACTAATCAAATACCACACCCAGGTCAATGGCTTTTACAAAGTGGTCAAGAAGAAACTTGATGGTGAATCCAAAGACCGGTCGCTTGTCACCGCCGCGGCCACTTCAAGGAGGTCCCTGTAG
- a CDS encoding B12-binding domain-containing radical SAM protein — protein sequence MKILLINAKPQPDNEPYKKAYTTLPNGILYIASVLEKAGHEVRVCDGFIDGRRPEDFVDWQPRIIGFSVIGGPYMEAAMAQSARFKELLPDCAIVWGNVTPSAIPEQVLAEPYVDFVVIGAGEFTMVELAASFETGSIELSDIKGLGYKLDGNAVLNERRPFIKNLDDLPDPAWHLVDMKKYTEIGLTTSRGCAFQCAYCYHSSLSKGYTAEFSAERVILQIEYVHSQYGARFVSFFNEDNFTFNRKRLREFCRLMIERKIKVKWSCDSRADLSEADIALMAKAGCVTIRFGLETGSQRMLDFLHKGITLADMERTVALLVKHRIHTLVYIMYGFPTETVADFQATQELLKRMDNPPHLFSRFVPFPGSALSDYCVSHKLVVFPEKLGDWPDFLTAHGHRINLSQVPDNMIAETAARWRHNYAKDRFIFTMKHYPVEFWRMVANPVKFSRELAGLLRRYFQLNRFNESVMHQRNLSPNQSSRLAKEVTIS from the coding sequence ATGAAAATATTACTCATAAACGCCAAGCCACAGCCCGACAACGAGCCTTACAAAAAAGCATATACAACGTTGCCCAATGGTATTTTGTATATTGCCTCAGTTCTAGAGAAAGCTGGCCACGAGGTGCGCGTTTGCGATGGTTTCATCGACGGTCGTCGACCGGAAGATTTCGTTGACTGGCAGCCAAGGATCATCGGATTTTCGGTCATCGGTGGTCCGTACATGGAAGCCGCGATGGCACAGTCAGCTAGGTTTAAAGAACTTCTGCCGGATTGCGCAATCGTGTGGGGAAATGTTACCCCGAGCGCTATCCCCGAGCAGGTGCTCGCTGAACCCTACGTCGACTTTGTTGTGATCGGTGCCGGCGAGTTTACCATGGTTGAATTGGCTGCCAGTTTCGAAACAGGCTCTATTGAGCTTTCGGATATCAAGGGTCTTGGCTATAAGCTGGATGGCAATGCGGTATTGAACGAACGCCGACCTTTTATCAAAAATCTCGATGATCTGCCTGATCCAGCTTGGCATCTAGTGGACATGAAAAAGTACACCGAGATTGGCCTGACCACCAGCCGTGGGTGCGCTTTCCAGTGTGCTTACTGTTACCATTCCTCGCTTTCAAAGGGTTACACCGCTGAGTTCTCAGCAGAGCGGGTGATTTTACAGATTGAATATGTCCACTCCCAATATGGCGCCAGGTTCGTCAGCTTTTTCAACGAAGATAATTTCACTTTTAATCGTAAAAGGTTGCGTGAATTCTGCCGCTTGATGATTGAACGCAAAATCAAGGTCAAATGGAGTTGCGATTCTCGGGCGGATCTCTCGGAAGCCGATATTGCCCTCATGGCGAAAGCAGGTTGCGTCACCATCAGGTTTGGCTTGGAAACCGGTTCACAGCGAATGTTGGATTTCTTGCACAAAGGCATCACCCTGGCGGACATGGAGCGAACTGTCGCCTTATTGGTGAAACATAGAATCCACACCCTTGTTTACATCATGTATGGCTTCCCGACTGAAACTGTGGCCGATTTTCAGGCTACGCAGGAATTATTAAAGCGTATGGATAACCCGCCCCATCTATTTAGTAGGTTTGTCCCGTTCCCGGGAAGTGCACTATCAGACTATTGTGTTTCGCACAAACTGGTTGTTTTTCCTGAGAAACTAGGAGATTGGCCGGATTTCCTCACTGCTCACGGACATCGAATCAACCTCAGTCAGGTCCCCGACAATATGATCGCCGAAACTGCCGCCAGGTGGCGCCATAACTACGCCAAGGACCGTTTCATATTCACCATGAAACACTATCCAGTGGAGTTCTGGCGGATGGTGGCTAACCCGGTCAAGTTCTCCCGTGAATTAGCCGGGTTACTCCGCAGATATTTTCAATTGAATCGTTTCAATGAATCGGTAATGCACCAAAGGAACTTGAGTCCTAATCAAAGCTCTCGTTTAGCCAAGGAGGTCACCATTTCGTGA
- a CDS encoding reductive dehalogenase has product MSMFHSTVSRRQFMKALGLGGAGVGVASLVRPVFHDLDELISSGVAQAKRPWWVKEVDKPTIDIDYTMMTRHDSTLQGQSSYMRAYYLGKERVLATSTTGAAYEKAQIAAGKPGWDTRFQALQNAYKRVAPSANPTWSEATVPTPSKSPSERGDVKWTGTPEEATAMLRMAMRVFGAELVFPFEMTQNEKDHVIFKNSDKANGDQYIDAWPPPDTAARPIVFENVPAPYSTTTKLVIPDQIQLSEISLTMGGANELWRMAPTPIGSLANANTFNNTANCHASTYSFLRYLGYFQIGIIGNDSTYLGSEGGAAILSGLGEASRQQLYTLTPEKGAPGRLYTIATDLPLEPSKPIDAGLWRFCHACHKCADHCPPQTISQNKEPSYDRDAANAGARDPASVPDYAGKTARWAVDGTKCFLSDSPLCRQFNAETGRCLVCWGECTFTTNRGAMVHQVIRAVISNFSALNGQAYKLGDLFGYGCWPRTDVDQVNNFFELQLPVLGHDSTVCAYDGGYNKWEGPPFL; this is encoded by the coding sequence ATGTCAATGTTTCACAGCACGGTAAGCCGGCGGCAGTTCATGAAAGCCCTCGGCTTGGGCGGCGCCGGTGTCGGCGTCGCATCCCTTGTCCGGCCTGTTTTCCACGATCTCGACGAACTCATTTCATCGGGAGTCGCCCAGGCCAAGCGACCATGGTGGGTCAAGGAAGTCGATAAACCGACTATCGACATCGACTACACAATGATGACCCGGCATGATTCCACCCTGCAGGGACAATCCTCCTACATGCGCGCCTACTACCTGGGCAAAGAACGCGTATTGGCTACTTCTACCACCGGAGCCGCCTATGAAAAGGCTCAGATTGCTGCCGGCAAACCCGGCTGGGATACTCGTTTCCAGGCATTGCAAAACGCCTATAAAAGGGTTGCCCCTTCGGCCAACCCTACTTGGTCGGAAGCCACAGTCCCAACGCCATCAAAGAGCCCTTCAGAACGTGGTGATGTTAAATGGACCGGTACTCCTGAAGAAGCGACCGCAATGCTTCGGATGGCCATGCGCGTTTTCGGTGCGGAACTGGTTTTCCCGTTTGAGATGACCCAGAACGAAAAAGACCACGTGATTTTCAAGAATTCAGATAAAGCAAACGGCGATCAGTACATTGATGCATGGCCTCCGCCAGATACCGCTGCCCGACCGATCGTCTTCGAAAATGTACCGGCGCCGTATTCCACCACTACCAAGCTCGTGATTCCCGACCAGATCCAGCTTTCTGAAATCAGTCTTACTATGGGAGGCGCCAACGAACTGTGGCGCATGGCTCCGACTCCTATTGGAAGCCTGGCCAATGCCAACACTTTCAACAACACAGCTAACTGCCATGCCTCCACCTACAGCTTCCTGCGCTATCTCGGTTATTTCCAGATAGGCATCATTGGCAATGATTCAACCTATCTCGGATCTGAGGGTGGCGCCGCCATCCTTTCTGGTCTCGGTGAGGCTTCACGCCAGCAATTGTACACTTTGACCCCGGAAAAAGGTGCCCCCGGACGGCTTTACACCATCGCCACCGATCTGCCTCTCGAACCCAGCAAGCCAATCGACGCTGGCCTGTGGCGCTTCTGTCACGCCTGCCACAAATGCGCCGATCATTGCCCGCCGCAGACCATCTCTCAGAACAAAGAGCCGTCATATGACCGCGATGCAGCTAACGCCGGCGCCCGTGATCCTGCTTCTGTTCCCGATTATGCCGGCAAGACAGCGCGCTGGGCGGTTGATGGCACTAAATGCTTCCTGTCTGATAGTCCGCTTTGCCGTCAGTTTAACGCCGAGACCGGCCGCTGTCTCGTGTGCTGGGGTGAATGCACCTTCACCACCAACCGCGGCGCTATGGTCCATCAGGTCATCAGGGCGGTAATCTCTAACTTTAGCGCCTTGAATGGCCAGGCTTACAAGCTTGGCGATCTCTTCGGCTATGGTTGCTGGCCGCGGACCGACGTGGACCAGGTCAATAACTTCTTCGAGTTGCAATTACCCGTTCTGGGCCATGACTCTACCGTCTGCGCCTACGACGGTGGTTACAACAAGTGGGAAGGTCCTCCTTTCCTATAG
- a CDS encoding radical SAM protein encodes MQTRVYNIAFADSIKQAYLHFRDCNLTCRGCILRKIPFDSMLDRNMHLYLAEPNGEASMPNRYLDFDGVIDALVGLGATSVLFEGQEASLDPTMPLIARTLHQKLSTSNILLTNGLNMPDLAHIDKVAFSLKAFDENLHLEYTGQSNRVILRNFKRIYDSGVPMLAETVVIPGYVDADEVANLARFIASVDPGMLYHLDAYSKVADNPWPRATVENVEKAALAAGKYLKNVHFLREEPREFSVRSVFPTEAELDFAEQPSVDLVRMPVLV; translated from the coding sequence ATGCAGACTAGGGTTTACAATATCGCCTTTGCCGATTCCATCAAGCAGGCGTATCTCCATTTTCGCGATTGTAACCTGACCTGCCGGGGTTGCATCCTCCGGAAAATTCCATTCGATTCCATGCTGGATCGGAACATGCATCTGTATCTGGCTGAACCAAATGGAGAAGCTTCGATGCCAAACCGGTACCTCGATTTTGACGGGGTTATTGATGCCCTGGTCGGCCTCGGAGCCACGTCGGTCCTCTTCGAAGGCCAGGAAGCCTCTCTTGATCCAACCATGCCTTTGATTGCTAGGACACTGCATCAAAAACTTTCTACTTCCAATATTCTTCTTACCAACGGCCTCAATATGCCGGACCTTGCTCATATCGACAAAGTTGCCTTCAGTTTGAAGGCTTTCGATGAAAATCTCCACCTGGAGTATACCGGCCAATCCAATCGTGTCATCCTTCGCAATTTTAAGAGAATCTATGATTCGGGAGTCCCGATGCTAGCTGAAACCGTCGTTATCCCCGGGTACGTCGACGCCGATGAGGTCGCCAATCTAGCCCGGTTTATAGCCTCAGTTGATCCGGGTATGTTGTATCACCTCGATGCTTATTCAAAGGTAGCTGATAATCCCTGGCCCCGAGCCACGGTCGAAAACGTCGAGAAAGCGGCTTTGGCTGCTGGCAAGTATCTCAAGAATGTTCACTTTCTACGGGAAGAACCGAGGGAGTTCAGTGTCAGAAGCGTTTTCCCAACTGAAGCCGAATTGGATTTCGCCGAACAGCCGAGCGTCGATCTCGTAAGGATGCCAGTCCTGGTTTAG
- a CDS encoding Smr/MutS family protein: MAKLALDLHDIYNRGAAIESELNRVISQAVANKISVVEIIPGKGSGQLKKHVLRFLAQPEIKKLYHRLEKDDKNFGRIFVHFRF; encoded by the coding sequence TTGGCAAAACTGGCACTCGATCTTCATGATATTTACAATCGCGGAGCTGCGATCGAATCGGAATTAAACCGTGTAATTTCCCAGGCTGTGGCCAATAAGATATCGGTAGTGGAGATTATCCCCGGAAAAGGGTCCGGTCAATTGAAGAAACACGTTCTCAGGTTCCTGGCGCAACCCGAGATAAAAAAGCTCTACCACCGGCTTGAGAAAGACGATAAAAATTTCGGGCGGATTTTCGTGCATTTCCGTTTTTGA
- a CDS encoding glutaredoxin family protein: MSEEIIMYGTTWCPDCYRAKSFLKSRGISFKWIDIAVDPAATTEVERINKGNRSVPTIVFPDGSILVEPSNSELEKKLQSGT; this comes from the coding sequence ATGTCAGAAGAAATCATAATGTACGGCACTACCTGGTGCCCCGATTGCTACCGGGCTAAGAGTTTCCTAAAAAGCAGGGGAATTTCTTTCAAGTGGATCGACATCGCCGTTGATCCTGCCGCCACGACCGAAGTGGAACGGATTAACAAGGGCAACCGCAGCGTACCCACGATTGTCTTTCCGGACGGTTCCATCCTCGTTGAACCATCCAATTCGGAACTGGAAAAGAAGCTACAGTCCGGAACCTGA
- a CDS encoding DUF502 domain-containing protein has product MAETKRHRLTATLRKDFVAGLLFLVPFLAAIVILLWVFNTIDGFLQPVIRLIFGHEIVGLGVVSTIVLIFVTGLVLQNYLGRFVLRNIDKALEHVPIFSQIYTGAKQVMTSIGGAKNAAFKEAVLVDFPQKGVKSLAFITNELEDNDGQKIYVVYVPGSPNPTSGFLQLLRENQIVRPELAVDCAMRMIVSCGMVTPDKCNTFGLNDGYRAIVTSPEPLGGDSIPPGAVPIKLSEVETLKVSSCKLEEQEKLKHG; this is encoded by the coding sequence ATGGCAGAAACAAAGCGTCACCGGTTAACAGCTACACTCCGGAAAGATTTTGTCGCCGGACTATTATTCCTGGTGCCTTTCCTTGCGGCGATTGTCATCCTGTTATGGGTCTTCAACACGATAGACGGATTCCTTCAGCCCGTGATCAGGCTTATTTTTGGCCATGAAATAGTAGGCCTGGGGGTGGTGAGCACAATCGTCCTGATTTTCGTCACAGGTCTGGTCCTCCAGAATTACCTCGGCCGCTTCGTACTCAGAAATATCGATAAAGCTCTGGAACATGTACCGATCTTCTCCCAAATATACACCGGAGCCAAACAGGTTATGACTTCCATCGGGGGCGCCAAAAACGCGGCTTTCAAGGAAGCCGTGTTGGTTGATTTTCCTCAAAAAGGAGTAAAATCGCTGGCTTTCATTACTAACGAGTTGGAAGACAACGACGGCCAGAAGATTTACGTGGTGTACGTCCCGGGTTCGCCAAATCCCACGTCGGGATTCCTACAGCTTCTCCGCGAAAACCAAATTGTCAGACCTGAACTTGCTGTCGATTGCGCCATGCGAATGATCGTATCGTGCGGCATGGTCACCCCTGACAAGTGTAATACCTTCGGACTCAACGATGGCTACCGGGCTATTGTTACCTCACCTGAACCGCTTGGTGGAGATTCAATCCCGCCGGGCGCGGTGCCTATCAAACTTTCGGAGGTTGAAACCCTTAAGGTCAGTTCATGCAAGCTTGAAGAACAGGAAAAATTGAAACACGGTTAA
- a CDS encoding YgaP family membrane protein → MKLKQNLGPVDGLIRALLGVGLFLLANLTVEGIRDGVLEVAAVILIFTAVLGYCPIYALLGFTTRKPERD, encoded by the coding sequence ATGAAACTAAAGCAAAATCTCGGACCGGTTGACGGCTTGATCAGAGCTCTCCTGGGTGTAGGACTATTTCTGTTAGCCAATTTGACTGTAGAGGGTATTAGGGATGGAGTACTCGAGGTCGCGGCCGTAATTCTGATATTTACGGCGGTTCTTGGGTATTGTCCCATATACGCTTTGCTCGGATTCACCACCCGCAAACCGGAGCGTGATTAA
- a CDS encoding peptidylprolyl isomerase — MLFPATTGCTSKITYATIETNMGSFKIELFTKDAPKTCENFISLTNKGFYDQTAGNKVIFHRIIQNFMVRTGDPTGTGAGGPGYTFADELPPKRPYDPGIVAMANSGPNTNGSQFFICTGSTARSLDSTPNYTQFGRVVSGMDVVQKIAAVPVVNNGAGEVSKPVDPPYIIKITIEKE; from the coding sequence ATGTTATTTCCCGCCACAACCGGCTGCACTTCGAAAATCACCTACGCGACAATCGAAACGAATATGGGTTCATTCAAGATCGAACTTTTCACCAAGGATGCCCCCAAAACGTGCGAGAATTTCATTTCCCTGACCAACAAGGGGTTTTACGATCAGACAGCCGGAAACAAGGTCATTTTCCATCGTATCATTCAAAATTTCATGGTCCGTACCGGTGATCCCACCGGTACGGGCGCCGGGGGACCGGGCTATACCTTCGCCGATGAACTGCCGCCCAAACGCCCTTACGACCCCGGCATCGTCGCCATGGCCAATTCCGGTCCCAACACTAACGGCAGCCAGTTTTTCATCTGCACCGGTTCGACGGCAAGGAGCCTCGATTCCACACCCAACTATACCCAGTTCGGACGAGTAGTGTCGGGCATGGACGTGGTTCAGAAGATCGCCGCTGTCCCTGTAGTGAACAACGGAGCTGGCGAGGTTTCCAAACCTGTCGACCCACCGTATATAATCAAGATCACAATCGAAAAAGAATAG
- a CDS encoding peptidylprolyl isomerase, which translates to MSDSTKHWNTPPAMEIDPAKKYTATVTTNVGSFKIELLAKESPRTVNNFVFLSRQGFYAGVVFHRIIKPFMVQTGDPTGSGAGGPGYRFADELPVKHSYDPGIVAMANAGPNTNGSQFFICTGPQSKGLDGCPNYTQFGRIAEGMDIVQKIAGVPVRRSPHGEMSSPVDPPVINTIEISET; encoded by the coding sequence ATGTCCGACTCCACCAAACACTGGAATACGCCACCCGCAATGGAGATCGACCCGGCGAAAAAATACACCGCCACAGTGACCACCAACGTGGGGTCTTTCAAAATTGAGTTGCTTGCCAAGGAAAGTCCCAGGACGGTCAATAATTTTGTCTTTTTATCGCGCCAGGGATTTTACGCCGGAGTCGTTTTTCACCGGATAATCAAGCCGTTCATGGTCCAAACAGGCGACCCCACCGGCAGCGGCGCCGGAGGTCCAGGTTATAGATTTGCCGATGAACTCCCGGTCAAGCATTCATATGATCCCGGAATCGTGGCCATGGCTAACGCCGGACCGAATACCAACGGCAGCCAGTTCTTCATCTGTACCGGACCTCAATCAAAAGGACTCGACGGATGCCCGAACTACACTCAATTCGGCCGGATCGCCGAAGGCATGGATATCGTGCAGAAAATCGCCGGCGTTCCGGTCAGACGTTCACCTCATGGCGAGATGTCCAGCCCGGTCGATCCTCCTGTGATCAACACCATCGAAATTTCAGAAACCTAG
- a CDS encoding SRPBCC family protein — MDGKTIVQLAVFEAPSKLVYRALVDSKQHSDFTGDAASIDARVGGKFQAYGEYINGTFLEIVPGRKIVQEWRASDWPSGIFSRVTIDLQEKNGLTTLRLTQEGVPEAFAEEISQGWHDFYWDRLREYLEK; from the coding sequence ATGGACGGGAAAACCATCGTCCAGTTGGCTGTATTCGAAGCGCCTTCGAAACTCGTGTACAGGGCACTGGTTGATTCCAAACAACACTCGGATTTTACCGGAGATGCGGCTTCAATCGACGCACGGGTCGGAGGAAAGTTCCAGGCATATGGCGAATACATAAACGGCACTTTCCTGGAAATCGTTCCCGGTAGAAAAATTGTCCAGGAGTGGCGCGCCTCCGATTGGCCCTCCGGTATTTTTTCCAGGGTGACGATCGACCTTCAAGAAAAGAATGGTTTGACCACGTTGCGCCTGACCCAGGAGGGTGTGCCTGAGGCATTCGCCGAAGAAATCTCTCAAGGTTGGCACGATTTCTACTGGGACCGCCTGCGCGAATACCTGGAAAAGTAA
- a CDS encoding AAA family ATPase: MESSSVTSRLDRSFSWAHRSASGIVDNVSRVIVGKTEAIKLAVVAMMSGGHLLIEDAPGVGKTMLARALARSLECSFKRIQFTPDMLPGDITGTTVYNQKSGDFEFRPGPVMAQVVLADEINRATPKVQSALLECMEERQISVDGVTHPMPAPFHVLATQNPIEYEGTFPLPETQLDRFTLRLSLGFPDASGELTILENQRHHHPIENLGPVIHAEELLTLQSTVKNVFVDRLVSEYIVAIAGATRKHAALYLGVSPRGSLALYRTAQAHALLEGRDFVLPDDVKALAVPVLAHRLVLDPSSAHKTGSRDIIGDLIATLPVPGASGR, encoded by the coding sequence ATGGAAAGTTCGTCCGTTACCAGTCGCCTCGACCGATCTTTCTCCTGGGCTCATCGTTCAGCCTCCGGAATCGTCGATAACGTTAGCAGAGTTATCGTCGGCAAGACTGAAGCTATCAAACTGGCTGTAGTCGCCATGATGAGCGGCGGGCACCTGTTGATCGAGGACGCGCCGGGAGTCGGTAAAACGATGCTGGCGCGAGCTTTAGCAAGGTCGCTTGAATGTTCTTTCAAGCGCATCCAATTCACCCCCGATATGTTGCCCGGAGACATTACCGGAACAACCGTATACAATCAGAAATCGGGGGATTTCGAGTTCAGACCCGGTCCGGTCATGGCTCAGGTTGTACTGGCCGACGAGATCAACCGGGCGACGCCGAAGGTCCAGTCAGCTCTGCTCGAATGCATGGAAGAACGCCAGATTTCCGTCGACGGGGTTACCCATCCCATGCCGGCGCCATTCCACGTGCTGGCAACTCAAAATCCGATCGAGTACGAGGGCACATTTCCTCTGCCTGAAACGCAACTCGACCGGTTTACGCTCCGCCTGTCGCTCGGTTTTCCGGACGCAAGCGGCGAACTCACGATTCTAGAAAACCAGCGCCATCACCATCCTATCGAAAACCTCGGACCGGTCATCCACGCCGAGGAATTGCTCACTCTACAATCGACGGTTAAGAACGTGTTCGTTGATCGGCTGGTCAGTGAATACATCGTGGCCATCGCCGGGGCCACGAGAAAGCATGCCGCACTCTATCTGGGTGTTTCGCCCCGAGGTTCATTGGCCTTATACCGCACCGCCCAGGCCCATGCGCTTCTGGAAGGGCGAGATTTTGTACTGCCCGATGACGTCAAGGCTTTGGCGGTGCCGGTTCTAGCTCACCGCCTGGTACTCGATCCGTCGAGCGCGCATAAAACAGGTAGCCGCGACATTATCGGCGACCTGATCGCAACACTACCGGTGCCGGGAGCTTCCGGCAGGTAA
- a CDS encoding DUF58 domain-containing protein — MGNRWGLITVTVLLAGTVVLTGSVLVLRIFYAWGLSLALGIFWVAFTSRGISLSTTPLPDRAQVGTCLRQQVTISAKGFLPKPGLKLQAAGDLPGEHLSTAVDLPGGRTFLWQADYSLERRGRYHLGSFRLQSIDPLGLFRREIAIGSASEILIHPLTVPLPPFSLPGLNGSGLSKRMPESLSASASNIREYTSGDSMRHIHWRSTAHTGRYMVKVFDADRSRHRPENFWVILDMGNGHSGRGNDSTTEYAVTMAASLAREYISHGYNFGMLSLGVEPVVFPLGSGQDHLTEVLDFLATLNSGDSFSFNERLARHQGLFGSNSTVIIITASPASSLTESYHQLSSRGCAVAYFLIDGADFGGSSPAAAGRSLTLLGAPVYLLRRAETFKQSLDKAANAILWLDGVSRS, encoded by the coding sequence ATGGGAAACCGGTGGGGTCTGATTACAGTCACCGTCCTGCTGGCCGGGACGGTGGTCCTGACAGGTTCGGTCCTGGTCCTAAGGATTTTTTACGCCTGGGGGCTTTCCCTTGCCCTGGGCATTTTCTGGGTTGCATTCACTTCGAGGGGGATTTCCCTCAGCACAACTCCACTTCCGGACCGCGCCCAGGTGGGTACCTGCCTGCGTCAACAAGTCACAATTTCGGCCAAGGGATTCCTCCCGAAACCCGGCCTAAAGTTACAGGCTGCCGGTGACCTGCCCGGAGAACATCTCTCGACAGCGGTAGACTTGCCAGGGGGCAGGACTTTCCTGTGGCAGGCGGATTATAGCCTGGAGCGCCGCGGGCGGTATCATCTGGGCTCATTCAGGCTGCAATCAATCGACCCGTTAGGTCTGTTCCGACGTGAAATCGCAATTGGATCGGCCTCTGAAATACTCATCCACCCCCTGACCGTGCCGTTGCCGCCGTTTTCATTGCCCGGTTTGAACGGCAGCGGCCTATCCAAGCGGATGCCTGAATCACTATCGGCGTCTGCCTCCAACATCCGAGAATATACTTCCGGAGACAGCATGCGTCATATCCATTGGCGGAGTACGGCCCACACCGGTCGATACATGGTCAAGGTGTTCGATGCCGACCGGTCCCGCCACCGCCCCGAAAACTTTTGGGTGATCCTTGACATGGGAAACGGTCACTCAGGCCGGGGCAACGATTCTACCACCGAGTACGCCGTTACGATGGCGGCGTCGCTGGCCAGGGAATATATCTCGCACGGGTATAATTTCGGTATGCTGAGCCTCGGCGTTGAACCTGTCGTGTTTCCTTTGGGTAGCGGTCAGGATCATTTGACGGAGGTTCTCGATTTCCTGGCAACCCTAAATTCGGGCGACTCATTTTCCTTCAACGAACGGTTGGCAAGACACCAGGGGCTGTTCGGGTCAAATTCAACGGTGATCATAATTACCGCTTCGCCGGCAAGTTCGCTGACGGAAAGTTACCATCAGTTGAGTTCCCGCGGCTGTGCCGTGGCATATTTTCTGATCGACGGCGCCGATTTCGGCGGTTCCAGTCCAGCCGCAGCCGGCAGGAGTCTGACCCTGCTGGGAGCCCCGGTGTATCTGCTCCGGCGGGCAGAAACGTTCAAACAATCCCTGGATAAAGCAGCCAACGCTATACTGTGGCTTGATGGTGTCAGCCGTTCATGA